A window of Cellulomonas fimi contains these coding sequences:
- a CDS encoding DUF3093 family protein → MIRYEERASRRRSTLTLVVVCAVLWVGLALTDAGPGFATIVVSIVAVMGAVLVWSVGRYTNIRVTDSELRVGRLKVRLADLYPGVSQPGEVVEGKLAGGQWGATASTAHPRIVALTRRDGQRVIVSTKDPDAFRAALDAVLAEHH, encoded by the coding sequence GTGATCCGGTACGAGGAGCGCGCGTCGCGTCGCCGTTCGACCCTGACCCTGGTCGTCGTCTGCGCCGTCCTGTGGGTCGGCCTGGCGCTGACCGACGCCGGCCCGGGCTTCGCGACGATCGTCGTGAGCATCGTCGCCGTGATGGGCGCGGTCCTCGTATGGAGCGTCGGCCGCTACACGAACATCCGCGTGACCGACTCCGAGCTGCGGGTGGGCCGCCTCAAGGTCCGCCTCGCCGACCTGTACCCGGGCGTCTCGCAGCCCGGCGAGGTCGTCGAGGGCAAGCTCGCCGGCGGTCAGTGGGGCGCGACCGCGTCGACGGCGCACCCGCGGATCGTCGCCCTGACCCGGCGTGACGGGCAGCGCGTCATCGTCTCGACGAAGGACCCCGACGCCTTCCGCGCCGCCCTCGACGCCGTGCTCGCCGAGCACCACTGA
- a CDS encoding YibE/F family protein, giving the protein MPHSHLSTVTAPDEAATADPAALRRTATRARGWLAAVLGPVLLLTLAGAWWLWPSADARPPVLDTTGPGVTYTTGAITEVRPDATGMDQATARLADGEVVDLHVPPEYVPEVAVGDRVRVAALSTADVGDLTDVTAQPTLSTTYLFVDFERGPPMLLLAAVFAGLVVLVARWRGLAALAGMVVGLLVVGVFTLPALLQGRPAVPVALVTSVVIMYVVLYLAHGVSVRTSTALAGTLVGLVATAAIASWASGSAHLTGLSGEYALDLMSAAPEVRLRSVLLCGMVLAGLGVLNDVTITQASAVWELHAARPGSTWRELVGRGMRIGRDHIASTVYTIVFAYVGAALPLVLLVSLTDRGLLGVLSSGDIAEEVVRTLVGSIGLVLAIPVTTVLAAALVRRSAIPSGGPTGEPTMQDDDDRTTVGS; this is encoded by the coding sequence GTGCCCCACAGCCACCTGTCGACCGTGACCGCGCCCGACGAGGCTGCGACGGCTGACCCCGCCGCCCTGCGCCGGACCGCGACGCGCGCGCGTGGCTGGCTCGCGGCCGTGCTGGGGCCCGTGCTGCTGCTGACGCTCGCCGGCGCGTGGTGGCTGTGGCCGTCGGCGGACGCACGCCCGCCCGTGCTCGACACGACCGGCCCCGGCGTGACGTACACGACAGGCGCGATCACGGAGGTCCGGCCCGACGCCACGGGGATGGACCAGGCGACCGCGCGCCTGGCCGACGGCGAGGTCGTGGACCTGCACGTGCCGCCCGAGTACGTGCCCGAGGTGGCGGTGGGTGACCGGGTGCGGGTCGCGGCGCTGTCGACGGCGGACGTCGGGGACCTCACGGACGTCACCGCGCAGCCGACGCTCTCGACGACGTACCTGTTCGTCGACTTCGAGCGCGGGCCGCCGATGCTGCTGCTGGCCGCGGTGTTCGCCGGGCTCGTCGTGCTCGTGGCGCGCTGGCGCGGGCTCGCGGCGCTCGCGGGGATGGTGGTCGGCCTGCTCGTCGTCGGGGTCTTCACGCTCCCGGCGCTGCTCCAGGGCCGGCCGGCGGTGCCGGTCGCGCTCGTGACGAGCGTCGTCATCATGTACGTCGTGCTCTACCTGGCCCACGGCGTCTCGGTGCGCACGTCGACCGCGCTCGCGGGCACGCTGGTCGGGCTCGTCGCGACGGCCGCGATCGCGTCATGGGCGAGCGGGTCCGCGCACCTCACCGGCCTGTCGGGCGAGTACGCGCTCGACCTCATGTCCGCGGCGCCCGAGGTGCGGCTGCGGTCGGTGCTGCTGTGCGGCATGGTCCTGGCCGGTCTGGGCGTGCTCAACGACGTCACGATCACGCAGGCGTCGGCGGTGTGGGAGCTGCACGCGGCACGACCGGGCAGCACGTGGCGCGAGCTCGTCGGGCGCGGGATGCGGATCGGGCGCGACCACATCGCGTCGACCGTCTACACGATCGTGTTCGCCTACGTCGGCGCGGCGCTGCCGCTCGTGCTGCTCGTCAGCCTCACCGACCGCGGGCTGCTGGGCGTGCTGAGCAGCGGGGACATCGCGGAGGAGGTCGTGCGCACGCTCGTCGGGTCGATCGGGCTGGTGCTCGCGATCCCGGTGACGACGGTCCTCGCGGCGGCCCTCGTCCGGCGCAGCGCGATCCCGTCCGGTGGTCCGACGGGCGAGCCGACGATGCAGGACGACGACGACCGGACCACGGTGGGGTCGTGA
- a CDS encoding YibE/F family protein yields MTVDAPPTSRARRTGTPRTAVVLVVLVVLATLGAVVGTIVTWPTDERRPETGFVEVDVERVAATVTGSRWDTCDGTVEDMAPDGSVPSTVRCLHVTAEVDAGSEAGTSVEVIATSGLTRADVPPGTAVVLEHYPADVNGDEVWAWGDFRRGVPLATFALAFALVTVLVAGMRGFRALVGLAIAFVVLAVHLVPALVQGQPALVATLSAATLVVVAVLYLAHGLSLRTTTALLGTLGGLLMVTVLGVIGARAAHLHPGSTEDTYQLARLLGDDGVRILQGVFLSGVVLAGIGVLNDVTITQASAVFELRASDPTASWRGLFTRGMRIGRDHIASTVYTIAFAYAGASLPVLLLLELYDQPLGLTLTSGAFAEQIVSTLAGSIGLVLAIPLTTAVAAVVAARLAPGRVHGGHAH; encoded by the coding sequence GTGACCGTCGACGCACCACCGACCTCGCGCGCCCGCCGCACCGGGACGCCGCGCACCGCCGTCGTCCTCGTCGTCCTGGTGGTGCTCGCGACGCTCGGCGCGGTGGTCGGCACGATCGTCACGTGGCCGACCGACGAGCGCCGGCCGGAGACGGGCTTCGTCGAGGTCGACGTCGAGCGCGTCGCCGCGACCGTCACGGGCTCGCGCTGGGACACGTGCGACGGCACCGTCGAGGACATGGCCCCCGACGGGTCGGTCCCGTCGACGGTCCGCTGCCTGCACGTGACCGCCGAGGTCGACGCCGGGAGCGAGGCGGGCACGTCGGTCGAGGTCATCGCGACGTCCGGTCTCACGCGCGCCGACGTCCCGCCCGGCACCGCCGTCGTCCTGGAGCACTACCCGGCCGACGTGAACGGGGACGAGGTCTGGGCGTGGGGCGACTTCCGCCGGGGCGTGCCGCTCGCGACGTTCGCGCTCGCGTTCGCGCTGGTCACCGTTCTGGTCGCCGGGATGCGTGGGTTCCGGGCGCTCGTCGGGCTCGCGATCGCGTTCGTCGTGCTCGCGGTGCACCTCGTGCCCGCCCTGGTGCAGGGGCAGCCCGCGCTCGTCGCGACGCTGTCGGCCGCGACGCTCGTCGTCGTCGCCGTGCTGTACCTCGCGCACGGGCTCTCGCTGCGGACCACGACCGCGCTGCTCGGCACCCTCGGCGGCCTGCTGATGGTCACGGTGCTCGGCGTGATCGGCGCCCGCGCGGCCCACCTGCACCCCGGCTCGACCGAGGACACCTACCAGCTCGCGCGCCTGCTCGGCGACGACGGCGTGCGGATCCTGCAGGGCGTCTTCCTCAGCGGCGTCGTGCTCGCGGGCATCGGCGTGCTGAACGACGTGACGATCACGCAGGCGTCCGCCGTGTTCGAGCTACGCGCGTCCGACCCGACGGCGTCGTGGCGCGGGCTTTTCACGCGCGGCATGCGGATCGGCCGCGACCACATCGCGTCGACCGTCTACACGATCGCGTTCGCCTACGCGGGCGCGTCCCTGCCCGTCCTGCTGCTGCTCGAGCTCTACGACCAGCCGCTCGGCCTCACGCTCACGTCGGGCGCGTTCGCCGAGCAGATCGTCAGCACGCTCGCGGGGTCGATCGGCCTGGTCCTCGCGATCCCCCTGACGACGGCCGTCGCCGCCGTCGTCGCCGCGCGGCTCGCGCCCGGCCGGGTGCACGGCGGCCACGCGCACTGA
- a CDS encoding ribonuclease E inhibitor RraB: MAENLDHQLAMTADLVEHMRAIGDKVDVPRQVDHLAFFPKRAADAVVADLTAAGFSVGEAQRRLFKVGVEFHRTDACDQESAAAFTRDVVGIVNRHGGSYDGWSSMVQR; the protein is encoded by the coding sequence ATGGCGGAGAACCTGGATCACCAGCTCGCGATGACCGCGGACCTCGTCGAGCACATGCGCGCGATCGGCGACAAGGTCGACGTGCCCCGGCAGGTGGACCACCTCGCGTTCTTCCCCAAGCGCGCGGCGGACGCCGTCGTCGCGGACCTGACGGCCGCCGGCTTCTCGGTGGGCGAGGCCCAGCGCCGGCTGTTCAAGGTGGGCGTCGAGTTCCACCGCACCGACGCGTGCGACCAGGAGTCGGCCGCCGCCTTCACGCGCGACGTCGTCGGCATCGTGAACCGGCACGGCGGCTCCTACGACGGCTGGTCCTCGATGGTGCAGCGCTAG
- a CDS encoding alpha/beta hydrolase, translated as MPVTTPSSRPSVAPARAGARRRAAVVVAALSAVVVLVLGGCVPAKNQAQVPTSAATSGAPDEALAPFYDQQLEWTTCAQGECATATVPLDYADPSGATIGIALARRPATGGSAVASLLVNPGGPGVSGVDFIDQAASMISEDVLRQLDLVAFDPRGVQRSSPIACMDGPDLDTVVAYDADYSTDAGIQAAIDVFRGVGEACQERSGLTLAHVDTVSAARDLDVLRAALGDDALSYLGFSYGTQLGATYAALFPLRVGRLVLDGALDPTLTADELAEGQAQGFENALRAYVADCLAGARCPLTGDVDQAMGQIRALLDHATADPLPTGTDRRVTGSLAFYGIALPLYSQPSWPYLTQALDAAIRDNDGSILLQLADAYFDREADGTYSTNATEAFWAIGCLDDRQSADPAEMRAQAERIQAVAPTMGSFFSYGGTICADWPVPVVGGLDDYSAKDATAPILVVGTTNDPATPYAWAEKLATTLSTATLLTYEGEGHTAYGSSNDCIADAVDAYILTGTVPPEGKRC; from the coding sequence GTGCCCGTCACGACCCCCTCGTCCCGCCCGTCCGTCGCCCCCGCCCGCGCCGGCGCGCGTCGGCGTGCCGCGGTCGTCGTCGCCGCGCTGAGCGCCGTCGTCGTGCTCGTCCTCGGCGGGTGCGTCCCGGCGAAGAACCAGGCGCAGGTGCCGACGTCCGCCGCGACGTCGGGCGCACCGGACGAGGCGCTGGCACCCTTCTACGACCAGCAGCTCGAGTGGACGACGTGCGCGCAGGGCGAGTGCGCGACCGCGACCGTCCCGCTCGACTACGCCGACCCGTCGGGCGCCACGATCGGCATCGCGCTGGCCCGCCGCCCCGCGACCGGGGGATCCGCCGTCGCGTCGCTGCTCGTCAACCCGGGCGGCCCGGGCGTCTCCGGTGTCGACTTCATCGACCAGGCCGCGTCGATGATCAGCGAGGACGTGCTGCGCCAGCTCGACCTCGTCGCGTTCGACCCCCGCGGCGTGCAGCGGTCGAGCCCGATCGCGTGCATGGACGGACCGGACCTCGACACGGTGGTCGCGTACGACGCCGACTACTCGACCGACGCGGGCATCCAGGCGGCGATCGACGTCTTCCGGGGTGTCGGCGAGGCCTGCCAGGAGCGGTCCGGCCTGACGCTCGCGCACGTCGACACGGTGAGCGCCGCGCGCGACCTCGACGTGCTGCGCGCCGCGCTCGGCGACGACGCGCTCTCCTACCTCGGCTTCTCGTACGGCACGCAGCTCGGCGCGACGTACGCGGCGCTGTTCCCCCTGCGCGTCGGCCGGCTCGTCCTCGACGGCGCGCTCGACCCGACGCTCACCGCCGACGAGCTCGCCGAGGGGCAGGCGCAGGGCTTCGAGAACGCGCTGCGTGCGTACGTCGCCGACTGCCTCGCCGGCGCCCGCTGCCCGCTGACGGGTGACGTCGACCAGGCGATGGGCCAGATCCGCGCGCTGCTCGACCACGCGACCGCCGACCCGCTGCCCACCGGCACGGACCGCCGCGTCACCGGCTCGCTCGCGTTCTACGGCATCGCGCTGCCGCTGTACTCGCAGCCGTCGTGGCCCTACCTCACGCAGGCGCTCGACGCCGCGATCCGCGACAACGACGGCTCGATCCTGCTGCAGCTCGCCGACGCCTACTTCGACCGCGAGGCCGACGGCACCTACTCGACCAACGCGACCGAGGCGTTCTGGGCGATCGGCTGCCTCGACGACCGGCAGAGCGCCGACCCCGCCGAGATGCGCGCGCAGGCCGAGCGGATCCAGGCGGTCGCGCCGACCATGGGCTCGTTCTTCTCCTACGGCGGCACGATCTGCGCCGACTGGCCCGTGCCCGTCGTCGGGGGGCTCGACGACTACTCCGCGAAGGACGCGACCGCCCCGATCCTTGTCGTCGGCACCACGAACGACCCCGCGACGCCCTACGCGTGGGCCGAGAAGCTCGCCACGACCCTGTCGACCGCGACGCTGCTCACCTACGAGGGCGAGGGCCACACGGCGTACGGGTCGTCGAACGACTGCATCGCCGACGCCGTCGACGCGTACATCCTCACCGGCACCGTCCCGCCCGAGGGCAAGCGCTGCTAG
- a CDS encoding dihydrofolate reductase family protein yields the protein MALLYAGITSLDGYTADATGAFDWARPPDDVHAYVNDLERPVGTYLYGRRMYEVMQFWETAHTLPDAPDVILDYAAVWQDTDKVVYSTTLDAVTTARTRLERAFDAATVRALVEASPRDVSIGGPGLAAHALRAGLVDEVLLFVVPVAVGGGTRFLPDGLRLDLRLVEERTFSQGVVHLRYARRA from the coding sequence GTGGCGCTGCTCTACGCGGGGATCACGTCGCTCGACGGGTACACCGCCGACGCGACCGGGGCGTTCGACTGGGCGCGGCCCCCCGACGACGTGCACGCGTACGTCAACGACCTCGAACGCCCGGTCGGCACGTACCTGTACGGCCGGCGGATGTACGAGGTGATGCAGTTCTGGGAGACGGCGCACACCCTGCCCGACGCGCCCGACGTGATCCTCGACTACGCGGCCGTCTGGCAGGACACCGACAAGGTCGTCTACTCGACGACGCTCGACGCGGTGACGACCGCGCGCACGCGCCTGGAGCGCGCCTTCGACGCCGCGACGGTGCGCGCACTGGTCGAGGCGTCGCCGCGCGACGTGTCGATCGGCGGGCCAGGGCTCGCGGCGCACGCGCTGCGCGCAGGGCTCGTCGACGAGGTGCTGCTGTTCGTCGTCCCGGTCGCGGTGGGCGGCGGCACGCGGTTCCTGCCCGACGGCCTGCGTCTCGACCTGCGGCTCGTCGAGGAGCGCACCTTCTCGCAGGGAGTGGTCCATCTGCGGTACGCGCGGCGGGCATGA
- a CDS encoding DNA polymerase III subunit delta' → MSVWDDVVGQEPAVDVLRTAVEDPSAMTHAWLLTGPPGSGRSNAARAFAAALQCVDGGCGRCHDCTTTLGGTHPDVTYVATEGVVIRADTVRPLVELAQRSPSQGRWRVIVVEDADRLNDTSGNALLKAIEEPAGRTVWVLCAPSPQDVLVTIRSRSRSVALRVPPVDAVAALLVSRDGVDPAVAGVAARAAQSHVGIARRLARDPEARARRSAVLAVAAKIRGVGDAVLAAGELVETAQADAKAATEHRDAAEKAELLRSLGAEGATTLPPALRSQVRQLEEEQKRRATRAQRDVLDRAMVDLLSLYRDVLVVQLGAGGELVNVEHAETVRTLAGQSTPEQTLRRMDAVGQARTRIAGNVAPLLAVEAMAIALRPQG, encoded by the coding sequence GTGAGCGTCTGGGACGACGTCGTCGGCCAGGAGCCGGCCGTCGACGTCCTGCGCACCGCGGTCGAGGACCCGTCGGCCATGACGCACGCGTGGCTGCTGACGGGCCCGCCCGGGTCCGGCCGCTCCAACGCGGCCCGCGCGTTCGCCGCCGCGCTGCAGTGCGTCGACGGCGGCTGCGGCCGCTGCCACGACTGCACGACGACGCTCGGCGGCACGCACCCCGACGTCACCTACGTCGCGACGGAGGGCGTCGTCATCCGGGCCGACACGGTCCGCCCGCTCGTGGAGCTCGCGCAGCGCTCGCCGTCGCAGGGGCGCTGGCGCGTCATCGTCGTCGAGGACGCCGACCGGCTGAACGACACGAGCGGCAACGCGCTGCTCAAGGCCATCGAGGAGCCGGCGGGTCGCACGGTGTGGGTGCTGTGCGCCCCGAGCCCGCAGGACGTGCTCGTGACGATCCGCTCGCGCAGCCGGTCCGTCGCGCTGCGCGTGCCGCCGGTCGACGCTGTCGCGGCGCTGCTCGTGTCGCGCGACGGGGTCGACCCGGCGGTCGCGGGGGTCGCCGCGCGTGCCGCGCAGAGCCACGTCGGCATCGCGCGCCGCCTCGCGCGCGACCCCGAGGCGCGCGCCCGCCGGTCCGCCGTGCTGGCGGTGGCCGCCAAGATCCGCGGGGTCGGCGACGCGGTGCTCGCGGCCGGCGAGCTCGTCGAGACCGCGCAGGCCGACGCGAAGGCCGCGACCGAGCACCGCGACGCCGCCGAGAAGGCCGAGCTGCTGCGGTCCCTGGGGGCGGAGGGTGCGACGACGCTGCCGCCCGCGCTGCGCTCGCAGGTCCGCCAGCTCGAGGAGGAGCAGAAGCGCCGGGCCACGCGCGCGCAGCGCGACGTGCTGGACCGCGCGATGGTCGACCTGCTGTCGCTCTACCGGGACGTGCTCGTCGTGCAGCTCGGTGCGGGGGGCGAGCTCGTCAACGTCGAGCACGCCGAGACGGTGCGCACGCTCGCCGGGCAGAGCACGCCCGAGCAGACGCTGCGCCGCATGGACGCCGTCGGGCAGGCGCGCACGCGCATCGCGGGGAACGTCGCACCGCTGCTCGCCGTCGAGGCGATGGCGATCGCGCTGCGACCGCAGGGCTGA
- the tmk gene encoding dTMP kinase: MTSAAGLFVSFEGGDGAGKSTQARLLAERLRAQGREVVLTREPGGTALGQTLRDAVLHGEHVDARTEALLYATDRAHHVASLVRPALERGAVVVTDRYLDSSVAYQGTGRELGADEVENLSLWATRGLLPALTVLLDLDPDVGRARLTSAPDRLESEGDDFHRRTRLAFLDRATADPDRWLVLDATRPADALAAVIGDRVEELLAAAGEQSAGDVVEQGTAVPSAGESAVSS, encoded by the coding sequence GTGACTTCTGCTGCGGGCCTGTTCGTGTCGTTCGAGGGCGGCGACGGCGCCGGCAAGTCGACGCAGGCCCGGCTGCTCGCCGAGCGGCTGCGCGCGCAGGGTCGTGAGGTCGTGCTGACGCGTGAGCCCGGCGGGACGGCGCTCGGCCAGACGCTGCGGGACGCGGTGCTGCACGGCGAGCACGTCGACGCCCGCACGGAGGCGCTGCTGTACGCGACGGACCGCGCGCACCACGTCGCGTCGCTCGTGCGGCCGGCGCTGGAGCGCGGGGCCGTGGTCGTCACCGACCGCTACCTCGACTCGTCCGTCGCCTACCAGGGCACGGGCCGCGAGCTCGGCGCCGACGAGGTCGAGAACCTGTCCCTGTGGGCGACGCGCGGCCTGCTGCCCGCGCTCACCGTGCTGCTCGACCTCGACCCCGACGTCGGCCGTGCGCGCCTGACCAGCGCACCCGACCGGCTGGAGAGCGAGGGCGACGACTTCCACCGCCGCACGCGGCTCGCGTTCCTCGACCGCGCGACGGCCGACCCCGACCGCTGGCTCGTGCTCGACGCGACGCGCCCCGCCGACGCGCTCGCCGCGGTGATCGGTGACCGTGTCGAGGAGCTGCTCGCGGCGGCGGGCGAGCAGTCGGCCGGCGACGTCGTCGAACAGGGCACGGCCGTCCCTTCCGCCGGCGAGAGCGCGGTGTCGTCGTGA
- a CDS encoding Gfo/Idh/MocA family protein yields MARTEDPRTAPPIRWGILGAGGIAAAFADAVREHTRAQLVAVGSRNRDRAERFATAHGIPTTHVGYRQLVEDPQVDAIYVATPHSEHREHALLAIRAGKHVLVEKSFTRNVAEAQEVFAAAREAGVFVMEAMWTRFLPHVAALHQVIDAGEIGEIVNLSADHGQAFTFDPASRLFAPELAGGALLDLGVYPVSFAHDFLGVPDAVHAVGALTETRVDGQVSIVLSYGDRAQATLSTTLWSRTPTVALISGTEGHIHVAGSFYTPTSFRVQRTDGRVWTFDQPGTKGLQFEAAEVARRVAAGDVESPRLTWDDTLAVMTTMDEVRRQVGVVYPGE; encoded by the coding sequence ATGGCTCGCACCGAGGACCCCCGTACCGCACCGCCGATCCGCTGGGGCATCCTCGGCGCCGGCGGCATCGCCGCCGCGTTCGCCGACGCCGTCCGGGAGCACACGCGCGCGCAGCTCGTCGCCGTCGGCTCGCGCAACCGGGACCGCGCCGAGCGGTTCGCCACGGCGCACGGCATCCCCACGACGCACGTCGGCTACCGCCAGCTCGTGGAGGACCCGCAGGTCGACGCGATCTACGTCGCGACGCCGCACTCCGAGCACCGCGAGCACGCGCTCCTCGCGATCCGCGCCGGCAAGCACGTGCTCGTCGAGAAGTCGTTCACGCGCAACGTCGCCGAGGCGCAGGAGGTCTTCGCGGCCGCGCGCGAGGCCGGCGTCTTCGTCATGGAGGCGATGTGGACGCGGTTCCTGCCGCACGTCGCCGCGCTGCACCAGGTGATCGACGCGGGCGAGATCGGCGAGATCGTCAACCTGTCCGCCGACCACGGGCAGGCGTTCACGTTCGACCCCGCCAGCCGCCTGTTCGCGCCCGAGCTCGCGGGCGGTGCGCTGCTGGACCTCGGCGTCTACCCGGTGTCGTTCGCGCACGACTTCCTCGGCGTCCCCGACGCGGTGCACGCGGTCGGCGCGCTGACGGAGACGCGCGTCGACGGTCAGGTCTCGATCGTCCTGTCCTACGGCGACCGCGCGCAGGCCACCCTCTCGACGACGCTGTGGTCGCGCACCCCCACGGTCGCGCTCATCAGCGGCACCGAGGGCCACATCCACGTCGCGGGCTCGTTCTACACGCCGACGTCGTTCCGCGTGCAGCGCACCGACGGGCGCGTGTGGACGTTCGACCAGCCGGGCACCAAGGGCCTGCAGTTCGAGGCCGCCGAGGTCGCGCGCCGCGTCGCCGCCGGCGACGTCGAGAGCCCGCGCCTGACGTGGGACGACACGCTCGCGGTGATGACGACGATGGACGAGGTCCGGCGGCAGGTCGGGGTCGTGTACCCCGGCGAGTGA